Proteins from one Carcharodon carcharias isolate sCarCar2 chromosome 19, sCarCar2.pri, whole genome shotgun sequence genomic window:
- the LOC121291218 gene encoding putative nuclease HARBI1 → MGAVLGTLIWLHEEEEEEEEQQRRREEQQRLQQEHEQTQLQRKLAAQRRAVGPHRRSHTKETTRRRLYPANRVYRPRVTFLELSEEECLRRLRFSKQVVSDLCNLLQQDLMPAGPGGHALPVAVKVTTALNFFASGSFQGATGDISHISQSAVHKCIKQVTNALFARANDYICFPMDASSQNDRAMGFAAVAGFPRVQGVIDCTHIAIKAPDNQPAAFNRKGYYSINVQLVTDHLHRIMQVCARFPGSCHDAFILHQSTIPPLFHSCQNFKGWLIGDKDYPLHTWLMTPLPNPRTPAELRYNESHGTTRRVIKHTIGLLKQRFRCLDRSGGPLQYSPQRVSRIVVVCCILHNLAVQRGLHLEEEVPEVLSSSDEEDLDESEEGMEEGDESQQLIARDVRNQFITQCFG, encoded by the coding sequence ATGGGGGCAGTTTTGGGAACTTTAATTTGGCttcatgaggaggaggaggaagaggaagagcagCAACGGCGCCGGGAGGAGCAGCAACGcctgcagcaggagcatgagcagACGCAGCTGCAGCGGAAACTGGCTGCCCAAAGACGGGCAGTTGGGCCTCACCGGAGATCGCACACGAAGGAGACGACACGGAGGAGACTTTACCCAGCAAACAGGGTCTACCGGCCTCGAGTCACTTTCCTGGAACTGTCCGAGGAGGAATGCCTGAGGAGGCTGCGCTTTTCCAAGCAGGTGGTCAGCGACCTGTGCAACCTCCTACAACAAGACTTAATGCCAGCCGGCCCCGGTGGCCATGCTTTGCCGGTGGCGGTGAAAGTCACCACAGCCCTTAACTTCTTTGCCTCGGGTTCCTTTCAGGGTGCCACCGGTGACATTTCCCACATCAGTCAGTCTGCAGTACACAAATGCATCAAAcaggtcaccaatgccctctttgccCGGGCCAATGACTACATCTGTTTCCCAATGGACGCCAGCAGTCAGAACGACAGAGCGATGGGCTTTGCCGCGGTGGCTGGCTTCCCTCGTGTGCAGGGGGTCATAGACTGCACACACATCGCCATCAAGGCACCCGACAATCAGCCAGCAGCCTTCAACAGAAAGGGCTATTACTCCATCAATGTGCAGTTGGTCACTGATCACCTACACAGAATCATGCAGGTCTGTGCCCGGTTTCCAGGCAGCTGTCacgatgccttcattctgcaccAGTCAACAATTCCCCCACTGTTCCACTCGTGCCAAAACTTCAAAGGTTGGCTGATAGGGGACAAGGATTACCCCCTCCACacgtggctcatgacacctctccccaATCCTAGGACACCAGCTGAACTGAGGTATAATGAGAGCCACGGGACCACCAGGAGGGTCATCAAGCACACAATTGGGCTCCTCAAGCAACGGTTCCGTTGCCTGGACAGATCGGGGGGGCCCTTGCAGTACAGCCCGCAGAGGGTCTCCCGCATTGTGGTTGTCTGCTGCATTCTGCACAACCTCGCTGTGCAAAGGGGGTTGCACTTGGAGGAAGAAGTGCCTGAAGTCCTCTCCTCATCTGATGAAGAAGACTTGGATGAAAGTGAGGAAGGAATGGAAGAGGGAGATGAAAGTCAGCAGCTTATAGCCAGAGATGTCCGGAATCAGTTCATCACCCAATGCTTTGGTTGA